The Streptomyces vinaceus genome contains the following window.
CGCTCGCCGCCTCGCCGATCTCGTCCCATTCCGCCTGGGACACCACCGCCGCGACGAGCGGCAGCGCCTCGCGCTCCTCCTGGTCGAAGTGGTCCCCGGCCGCCTCCGCGACCCGGTCGAAGGCCTCGGCCAGCTCCTCCCGGTGGGTGATCCCTCCGGCCGCCGCCCATGCCGCAAGCAGGGCCCGCGCCCGGGCGACCCCGGCCGACAGGTCGTCGTGCTGACCCTGCATCCGCTTCCACAGCTCGCCCTGCGCGGGCAGGCGCGCGGCCAGCTTGGGCCACAGCAGCCGGTCCTCGCCCTCGTGGTGGTGGTGCAGGGTGTCCAGCAGCAGTTCCAGCCGGTCCGCGACCAGCCTGACCTGGGCGCGGCTGCCGTGGCGCACTCCGCGCACCCGGCCCGCCGCCTGCCCGAACTCGCGCCGGAACATCCGGTGGACCACCACCATGTCGTGCGTGGTGATCGGTTTGCCCTGGTTCTCCATCGAAGTCGACATCGACCGTGCCCCCCGCCCTGGTGGGTGTACCGGGCTCCAGCCTGGCGGGCGTCCGGCCGTCTCCGCCAGGGGCGCACGGCGGCGCTCCAGCGCCCCCCGGGGAGCCCGCTCCGCCGGACACCTAGGCCAGGGTGCGCACCCTCTGGTCGCGGAGTCCGTAGCGGGCGGCGACGACGGCCAGCCTGCCCTCGGCGATGCGCCGGGCGAGGTCGGGTTCGGCCGCGAGCAGGTCGCGGGTGCGCCGGGCGTGCGCGTCGATGGTGGCGTCGATCCGGGCCTCGCCCTGCTGGGTACGGTCGATGGACGGCCTGATCCCGTCGGCCAGGTACTGGATGTGCGCGGGCAGCGGCTCACCGGTCTCGTCGGCGTGGACGGCGGCCCCGACCGCGCCGCAGGACTGGTGGCCGAGCACCAGCACCAGCGGGATCTGCAGTTCCAGGACCCCGAACGCGACGCTGCCGAGGACGGCTTCGTCCAGTACCTCGCCGGCCGAGCGCACGGTCAGCAGATCGCCGAGGCCCTGGTCGAAGACGAGCTCCGGGGGCACCCGGGAGTCGACGCAGCCGAGGACGATCGCGAAGGGGTGCTGGCCCTTGGTCAGCCGCAGCCTCAGGAGCGCCGACTCGTGCGGGTGCTCCTGCCCGTACGTACGCCAGCGCCGGTTCCCGTCGGCCAGTCGGCGCAGCGCCTCTTCCGGGGAGACGGGGCCCGCGACGGCTTCCGCGGGCGGAGCCGGGGCCGGCGCGGCGGAGGCGGGAAAGGCGGAGGCGAAGGGGAGGACGGACCCCACGGCCGCCGTGCCGGCCGCGGCGGCGAGGAGCAGGCCGCGGCGGCTGGGCGAAGAGGTGTCCAGTGTCTGCGTGTTCGAATCCATCGCGGGAAAATATCCCCGCCGACTCGCGCCCCGCTCGGGCGCGGGGCGCAATCTCGGAAGTCGGAGATCAAGGGGTCGAGGGCCGGGGCCCGGGGCCCGGGGCCCGGGGTCAGCCGGCCCCGCCCTTGCCGTCGAGGGTCGTCCGGCCGAACTGCTCGTCCAGGACCGACAGCCGGCGCCAGTACTCGTCCTCGTCGATCTCACCGGTGGCGAACCGCCGGCCCAGGATCGCGATCGGCGAGTTCTCCCCGTACGAGCCCCGCACAGCCCACGGGCCGCGCGGGCCGCGGCCACCGCGCCACACCGTGCGGCGCAGCAGGGTGACGACGCCGAAGACGACGGCCGCCCAGACCAGCGGGACGAAGAGGATCCACGGGCCGGGCCCGTCGTACGCCAGGGTGTTCATCTCGGTTCAGCTCCTCGGAAGGGGTCCGCTTTCCTTGTCGTTTCCGAGACTCGCCCCGGGAGGGTGCCCGCGTCGTCGTACGGCCGGCGGCACCGTGCGTACGGCGGCGGGAGTACCCACGGGCAGCGGGCTTCAGCCGAGCCAGCCGGGCCTGACCAGGCCCGATTCGTACGCGATCACCACCAGCTGGGCCCGGTCCCGGGCGGCGAGTTTGATCATGGCCCGGCTGACGTGCGTCTTCGCGGTCAACGGGCTGACCACCAGCCTGCGGGCGATCTCCTCGTTGGACAGCCCGAGGCCGACCAGGGCCACCACCTCGCGCTCCCGCTCCGTCAGCCGCTCCAGCCCCGCCCCCGCCTGCGGGGCCTTGGACCGGGCCGCGAACTCCGCGATCAGGCGGCGCGTCACCCCGGGGGACAGCAGCGCGTCGCCCGCGACCACCGCCCGTACCGCGCGCAGCAGTTCCTCCGGCTCGGTGTCCTTGACCAGGAAACCGGAGGCGCCCGAGCGGAGCGCCTCGAAGACGTACTCGTCGAGCTCGAAGGTGGT
Protein-coding sequences here:
- a CDS encoding response regulator, giving the protein MIRVLLADDQALVRAGFRALLDAQPDIEVAGEAADGAEAVRLARELRPDVALMDIRMPALDGLAATRTITSDPALAEVKVVMLTTFELDEYVFEALRSGASGFLVKDTEPEELLRAVRAVVAGDALLSPGVTRRLIAEFAARSKAPQAGAGLERLTEREREVVALVGLGLSNEEIARRLVVSPLTAKTHVSRAMIKLAARDRAQLVVIAYESGLVRPGWLG
- a CDS encoding carbonic anhydrase, translated to MDSNTQTLDTSSPSRRGLLLAAAAGTAAVGSVLPFASAFPASAAPAPAPPAEAVAGPVSPEEALRRLADGNRRWRTYGQEHPHESALLRLRLTKGQHPFAIVLGCVDSRVPPELVFDQGLGDLLTVRSAGEVLDEAVLGSVAFGVLELQIPLVLVLGHQSCGAVGAAVHADETGEPLPAHIQYLADGIRPSIDRTQQGEARIDATIDAHARRTRDLLAAEPDLARRIAEGRLAVVAARYGLRDQRVRTLA
- a CDS encoding SHOCT domain-containing protein; the protein is MNTLAYDGPGPWILFVPLVWAAVVFGVVTLLRRTVWRGGRGPRGPWAVRGSYGENSPIAILGRRFATGEIDEDEYWRRLSVLDEQFGRTTLDGKGGAG
- a CDS encoding hemerythrin domain-containing protein, coding for MSTSMENQGKPITTHDMVVVHRMFRREFGQAAGRVRGVRHGSRAQVRLVADRLELLLDTLHHHHEGEDRLLWPKLAARLPAQGELWKRMQGQHDDLSAGVARARALLAAWAAAGGITHREELAEAFDRVAEAAGDHFDQEEREALPLVAAVVSQAEWDEIGEAASAAVPKSRLFTVLGMILKDADPGEQILIMGHLPLAPRVLWRAVGERNFHRLEQRLEAAVGHG